The Gammaproteobacteria bacterium genome contains the following window.
CTTCCGATGGTGCGGTGAGTAATTTATAAAAGACCGGATTTCGTGGCCATCAATCGCCGTTCGCCCCGAACAACCGCCGCTTCTCGCGGAACAGCGCCGAGATGTCCTCGTCGCCGAAGCCGGCCTCCATCAGGCGACGATAGTGGATCAGGGTCATCTCCACCACCGGCAGGCTGACGCCGTGCCGGGCGGCGATGGCCTGGCAGATGGTAAGATCCTTGTGATGCAGCGCCAGTCGGAAGCCGGGCGGAAAGTCGCCACGTACCAGCGTCGGCCCGCGCCGCTCCAGGAACCAGTTACCCGCCGCACCCGCGCCTACCACCTCGATGACCTTGTCCAGCGGCAGGCCCTCGGCCTCGGCGAAGGCGAGCGCCTCGGTGACAGCCTGATTGATGCCGGCGGCCATGATCTGGTTCACCGCCTTGGTGGCCTGACCGCTGCCGACCGGACCCATGTGGGTGATGCGCGTGCCGATGGCCTCCAGCATCGGCCGCGCACGCTCGAGGGTGTGCGCATCGCCGCCGACCATGACTGCGAGCGTGCCCTGGCGTGCGCCTTCGACACCGCCGGACACGGGCGCATCCAGAAAGCCGCAGCCGGCCTCGGCCAGGCGCTGCGCGACCTCGACCGCAGTGGCCGGCTGCACCGTCGAGGTATCGATGAGCAGCGTCTCGCTGTCCACGCCCGGCACCAACCGGTCGACGACCGCGAGCAGATCGTCATCGGCCGACACGCAGGTGAGAATCACCTCACAGTGGCGGGCGAGATCGTCCGGCGACTGCGCCTGGCGCACGCCCAGTTCGGCCGCCAGCGCCGCGGCCTTCGCCGCCGTACGGTTCCAGACCCCCACGAGCAGCCCCGCGCGCGCCAGATTGCGCGCCATCGGCACGCCCATCGCACCGAGACCGATCACACCGACTTTGGTGGTTGCATCAGGCATGGTCAGCTTTAAACCTCCAAGACGCCAAGGAAAATCTGGTTGAACCGCCAAGGCACGGAGAACCCCTGTTTTGGAACCGCCAAGGCGCCAAGACGCCAAGAAAACCATTCTTGAGTAAAAAACCCACAAGGCTGACCGGGCAAGACTACAGGTACCAATCTTGAGCTTTTACATTTATCAGTTTTTCTTGGCGTCTTGGCGCCTTGGCGGTTCCACCAGATTTTTCTTGGCGTCTTGGCGCCTTGGCGGTTCAACCAGATTTTCCTTGGTGTCTTGGCGGTTCCCCACACAAGGGTCTCCGCCGCACCGTGGCGGTTCAACACAACAACCCCTCAATCCTCGAGATAGGTATAGCCCGTCAGTCCCGCCTCCAGTTCGGCGGTGAAGAATGCGCGCTCCTTGTCTGACAGCGACGCCGCGGTGAGCTTGGCGTGATAGGCCGCCTTCAGCGCCTCGGTGTCGAAATGTACGTAGCGCAGCAGTTCGTCGATCGTGTCACCGCGCTCGGGTTGGGACAGCACGTAGCCACCATCCGGGGTGAGCGTGACGTTGACGGCATCGGTGTCGCCGAACAGGTTGTGCATGTCGCCCAGGATCTCCTGGTAGGCACCAACCAGGAAGATGCCCAGCAGATACTCGTCGCCGGGCCGGTAGCCGTGCACCGGCAGTGTACTTTCGACGCCGCCGGAGGTGACGTACTGATCGATGCGGCCGTCCGAATCGCAGGTCAGGTCCTGCAGCACGGCGCGCCGTGTCGGCTCGCTGTCGAGCCGGTGCAAGGGCACGATGGGAAACACCTGATCGATGGCCCAGACGTCGGGCATGGACTGAAAGATCGAGAGATTGATGAAGTATTTGTCGGCGAGCTTGTCATTCAACTCGTCGAGCACCTCACGGTGTGCCGGCCGGTTGCCGTCGAGCAGGCCGCGCACCCGCTGACAGATGGCCGCATACAGTGACTCGATGCGCGCCCGCTGCTCCAGACTGATCACATTGTGCAGGTACATGGACTGCGCCTCGCCCAGCCAGTGCACGGCATCGTGATAACCCTCCAGCACCGAGCGTGTATCCAGCCCTTCGAGTACGTTCCACAGGTCCTGGATGATCATGGGCTCGTCGGTGTGCGGCGGTGCGACCGGGTCATTGCCCGGGGCCTTTTCGCTGTCGATCACGTTGGTGATCAGCAGCGCATGATGCGCGGTCATGGCGCGGCCGGATTCGGTGACGATGTCCGGGTGCGGCAGCTCGTGCTCGGTGCAGATCTCCCACAGCGCATGCACCACGTTGTTGGCGTACTCCTGCACCGAATAGTTGGTGGAGCAGAAACTGCGTGAACGCGTGCCCTCGTAGTCGACGCCCAGACCACCGCCGACATCGACGGTCGCCAGCGGCACCCCGAGCGAACACAGCTCGGCGAAATAGCGCGCCACCTCGCGCAGGCCGCGCTGGATGTCACGAATATTGGCGATCTGCGAGCCGAGGTGGCAGTGCAGCAGCTGCAGGCACTCGAGCAGGCCGGCGGCACGCAGCCGCTCGATCAGGGTCAGCACCTGGGCGGCATTGAGCCCGAACTTGGCCTTCTCGCCGCCGGTGTTCTGCCACTTGCCGGCACCGATGGACGCCAGGCGCACGCGCAGACCGAGCAACGGTTCAATGCCCAGCGCACGTGATTCCTGGATCACGAGATCGAGCTCGGAGAGTTTCTCCACCACAATGAACACGCGCAGCCCGAGGCGCTTGCCGATCAGCGCCAGGCGGATGTATTCACGGTCCTTGTAACCGTTGCAGACGATGATCCCGCCGGGTCGCGACAGCGCCAGCACCGCCATCAGCTCGGGCTTGCTGCCGGCCTCCAGGCCGACACGCTCGCCACCGTGCGCAAGGATCTCGGCGACGACGCTGCGCTGCTGGTTGACCTTGATGGGGTAGACGGCGGTGTAGCGTCCGTCATAGCCGACCGTCTCGCGGGCCTGGGCGAAGGCCCCGTAGAGGGTGTCGACGCGATCGTGCAGGATGTCGTTGAAACGCACCAGCACCGGCAGGGTCAGACCCTGGTCACGGCAGGTGCGCGCCAGTTCGTAGAGATCGATCGAGGGGCTGGCGGGCGTCCGCCGCGGCCGCGCGCTCAGGTGGCCGCGGCCGTTGACGTCGAAATAGCCACCGCCCCAGTGTTCGAGGCTGTAGGTGTCACGGGCTTGGTCGAGGGTCCACATAGTGCCGGAACGATACTCGATAGGTGGTTCCGGAGGAAGGTGCGTGGGCGATCGAGGGAGATTAATAGCCACGGAAGCACACGGATCCACACGGAAGAATGCGGTAACCTTCATTCCGGGCGGCACTCAGAGTCCCGGGCATTGGGCTTGCGTTTTTCACCTTTCCGTGTATTTCCGTGTGCTTCCGTGGCCAAACACGTCTTTATTCGCCCCCTCGAATCCGGTATCTTTGGCGGCCCCGATTTTCCCCCCATGCAACGGTGCACTCATGACGCTCGGCAATGACTGGTTCACGGAAATCCACGCCGATGGCGGCTCGGCCTTTTCGCTCAAGGTAACCAAGAAGCTGCACCAGGAGCAGAGCGACTTTCAGCGCATCGAGGTCTACGCGACCGAGCAATACGGCAACCTGATGACCATCGACGGCCTGTACATGGTCTCGGGCCGCGATAATTTCCTGTATCACGAGATGATGACCCATCCGGTCCTGTTCACGCACCCGGCGCCGAAGCGGGTCGTCATCATCGGTGGCGGTGACTGCGGCACCCTGAACGAGGTGCTCAGGCACCCGGGCGTCGAGGCGGCCTGGCAGGTCGAGATCGACGAGCGCGTCACCCGTGTGTCAGAGATGTATTTTCCGGAGCTGTGCGCGGGCAACAGCGACCCGCGCGCACGGCTGCACTTCGAGGATGGCATCAAATTCATGGCCACTGCCGCACCCGGCAGCATCGACGTGGTGATCGTCGACAGCACCGACCCGATCGGCCCGGCCGAAGGTCTGTTCACGGAGGCCTTCTTCCGCGACTGCCACCGGGCACTCGGTGAACAGGGCGTGATCGTGCAGCAGAGTGAGTCGCCGCTGTATCACGGCAAGATCCTCAAGGCCCTCCACGACGCCATGCGTGCCGCCGGCTTCGACCAGACGCAGACGCTGTTCTTTCCGCAGCCGGTGTACCCGTCCGGTTGGTGGAGCTGTACCCTGGCCGGCAAGAATCTCGAGCTGCAGACCTTCCGCGAGGCCGACGCACGCAACAAGCCGTTCGAGACGGTGTACTACAATGCCGATATCCACCGCGCAGCCTGGGCGATGCCGGAGTTCTTCCGGCGGCTGCTGGAGGAGTGAGGAACATCCCGGATAAGCACGAAATCCACGCAACCCACACGCAAGGAGATCGACCATGGGCATCGAGACAGGCGGCCTGCTGGGCTTGCTGATACTGATCGCGGACATCTGGGCGATCATCAAGACCGTGGAGAGCAGCGTCGGTACCGGCACCAAGGTGTTGTGGGTAGTGGTGATCCTGGTGCTGCCCGTGGTCGGTCTGATCCTGTGGCTGCTGTTCGGGCCGGCGCGGCGCTGACCACCTGCCGTCAGGCGCCCTGCCGTTCGCGCAACTCGCGCCCGTTCTGCAGCCACCCCAGCAGCGCGCCCAGCAGCAGTGGCTGACTGATGCAATGGCCTTGCGCGCGATCGCAGCCGAGCACCTTCAACTCCGCGAGGATCACCGCGTGATCGACGCCCTCGGCGACGACGACCAGCCCCATGTTGTGGGCGAGCCCGATGGTCGAGCGCACGATGACGCGGTCGTTGGCATCGGTGCCCATGTCGGCGACGAAGGAGCGGTCGATCTTGATTTCACTGGCCGGGAGCTTCTTGATGTAACTGAGCGAGCAGTGTCCGGTACCGAAGTCGTCGATGGAGATGCCGACGCCGGCATCCGCCAGCGCACCAAGCACCTGAATCGCGTATTCCGGATCGGCCATGACGCCACTCTCGGTGATCTCCAGGGTCAGGGATGCGGCCGCGACCTGCCAGGTCTCGAGCCCCTCGGTAACCACCTTCACCATGTAGGGGTGGTGCAGGTTCAGCGGTGACAGATTCACTGACACGCCGAAGTCGAAGCCTTCGCGCTGCCAGACGGCGCAGTCGCACAACGCACGATTGAGCACCCATTCGGTCAACGGCTGGATGATGCCGGTCTTGTCGGCAACCGGGATGAAGACATCCGGGCCGAGACAACCCTGCTCGGGATGCTGCCAGCGCAGCAGCGCCTCGACACCGACGATCTCACCACTGCGGACATCGGTCTGTGGCTGATATTCCAGAAACAGTTCGTCACGCTCCATGGCGTGGAGCAGGTCATCCTCAAGATTGAGATACATCAGGCCGGACTCGTCCAGCGTGGTCTCGTACAGGGCATAGCCTGCGCGCGCGCCCTTGGCATGGTACATCGCCAGATCGGCGCGCCGCATCAGCGTATGGCCATCTTCGCCGTGCTCGGGGTAACAGGCGATGCCGATGCTCGTACCCAGCATCAGACGGTGTCCGGCGATCAGGCACGGGCCGCCGATGGCTTCGAGCAGCAACCGTGCCGTGCGCCGGGCATCTGCAGGCGTCGGTGCACAGGTCAGGACTACAGCGAATTCGTCACCGCCGATACGGGCCACCAGACAGCCGTCGCCGTCGGCATGCAGACAGCCCGGGTGGTCG
Protein-coding sequences here:
- the speE gene encoding polyamine aminopropyltransferase — encoded protein: MTLGNDWFTEIHADGGSAFSLKVTKKLHQEQSDFQRIEVYATEQYGNLMTIDGLYMVSGRDNFLYHEMMTHPVLFTHPAPKRVVIIGGGDCGTLNEVLRHPGVEAAWQVEIDERVTRVSEMYFPELCAGNSDPRARLHFEDGIKFMATAAPGSIDVVIVDSTDPIGPAEGLFTEAFFRDCHRALGEQGVIVQQSESPLYHGKILKALHDAMRAAGFDQTQTLFFPQPVYPSGWWSCTLAGKNLELQTFREADARNKPFETVYYNADIHRAAWAMPEFFRRLLEE
- a CDS encoding PLDc N-terminal domain-containing protein; the protein is MGIETGGLLGLLILIADIWAIIKTVESSVGTGTKVLWVVVILVLPVVGLILWLLFGPARR
- the speA gene encoding biosynthetic arginine decarboxylase, translated to MWTLDQARDTYSLEHWGGGYFDVNGRGHLSARPRRTPASPSIDLYELARTCRDQGLTLPVLVRFNDILHDRVDTLYGAFAQARETVGYDGRYTAVYPIKVNQQRSVVAEILAHGGERVGLEAGSKPELMAVLALSRPGGIIVCNGYKDREYIRLALIGKRLGLRVFIVVEKLSELDLVIQESRALGIEPLLGLRVRLASIGAGKWQNTGGEKAKFGLNAAQVLTLIERLRAAGLLECLQLLHCHLGSQIANIRDIQRGLREVARYFAELCSLGVPLATVDVGGGLGVDYEGTRSRSFCSTNYSVQEYANNVVHALWEICTEHELPHPDIVTESGRAMTAHHALLITNVIDSEKAPGNDPVAPPHTDEPMIIQDLWNVLEGLDTRSVLEGYHDAVHWLGEAQSMYLHNVISLEQRARIESLYAAICQRVRGLLDGNRPAHREVLDELNDKLADKYFINLSIFQSMPDVWAIDQVFPIVPLHRLDSEPTRRAVLQDLTCDSDGRIDQYVTSGGVESTLPVHGYRPGDEYLLGIFLVGAYQEILGDMHNLFGDTDAVNVTLTPDGGYVLSQPERGDTIDELLRYVHFDTEALKAAYHAKLTAASLSDKERAFFTAELEAGLTGYTYLED
- a CDS encoding NAD(P)-dependent oxidoreductase; this encodes MPDATTKVGVIGLGAMGVPMARNLARAGLLVGVWNRTAAKAAALAAELGVRQAQSPDDLARHCEVILTCVSADDDLLAVVDRLVPGVDSETLLIDTSTVQPATAVEVAQRLAEAGCGFLDAPVSGGVEGARQGTLAVMVGGDAHTLERARPMLEAIGTRITHMGPVGSGQATKAVNQIMAAGINQAVTEALAFAEAEGLPLDKVIEVVGAGAAGNWFLERRGPTLVRGDFPPGFRLALHHKDLTICQAIAARHGVSLPVVEMTLIHYRRLMEAGFGDEDISALFREKRRLFGANGD